The following proteins are co-located in the Bacillus pumilus genome:
- a CDS encoding ABC transporter permease — MNSIIKAEFYKQYKSKYNFFFLIFIILCIAVSGVELFIHSSSDWKKDLKENIDSDERLLSTIDNKDSIYYFEIDKKVKLNNYALKNNIPPFEEHNFLGFIMKNINMCLMIGAYSVYFSSNSISKEYQLGTFEFLFIRPYNKKKILIGKFMFILIYTLFLFCFLFLFSTLIGLVIHGFDFNNLKFTDFENDKIIEKNGLTVVTYTYIMYYLSSISYASLAFMLSNIFKTGGIPFSITMLSMLFGQNLIHSLPVWIYELSLFSNASSLTRSTTLGESVNSIVILILYIIVFLLISIYFFEKNKDSIKN, encoded by the coding sequence ATGAATTCGATCATAAAGGCGGAATTTTACAAACAATATAAAAGTAAATATAACTTTTTTTTTCTTATCTTTATAATACTTTGTATAGCAGTTAGTGGGGTAGAACTCTTTATTCATTCTTCATCAGATTGGAAAAAAGATCTAAAAGAAAATATAGATAGCGATGAAAGACTCCTCAGTACTATAGATAATAAAGATTCTATTTATTATTTTGAGATTGATAAAAAGGTAAAATTGAATAATTATGCTTTAAAAAACAATATTCCACCGTTTGAAGAACATAACTTCTTAGGCTTTATAATGAAAAACATCAATATGTGCCTTATGATAGGAGCGTATTCTGTTTATTTTTCAAGTAATTCTATTTCAAAAGAATATCAATTAGGAACTTTTGAATTCCTTTTTATTAGGCCGTATAATAAAAAGAAAATACTTATTGGGAAATTTATGTTTATTTTAATTTATACATTGTTTCTCTTCTGCTTTTTATTTTTATTTTCCACATTGATAGGTTTAGTAATACATGGTTTTGATTTTAATAATCTGAAATTTACAGATTTTGAAAATGACAAAATCATTGAGAAGAATGGTTTAACAGTTGTGACATATACATATATTATGTATTATCTGAGTTCTATTTCCTATGCGAGTTTGGCTTTTATGCTATCTAATATCTTTAAAACAGGTGGCATACCGTTCAGTATTACTATGTTAAGTATGCTGTTTGGACAAAATTTGATACATTCATTACCGGTTTGGATATATGAATTATCTTTATTTTCAAATGCAAGTAGTTTAACTCGTTCAACTACTTTAGGGGAATCCGTTAATTCCATCGTAATTTTAATTTTATACATCATAGTATTTTTATTGATATCTATCTATTTTTTTGAAAAGAATAAGGATTCAATAAAGAATTAG
- a CDS encoding ABC transporter ATP-binding protein, with protein MIIEIERVAKKVKSTEILKNISFNLKSGEIMGLLGPNGAGKTTLMKAILGLTSISKGDIRFKGNSILNNQNFFLKEVGALIETPKFHPDLSGYENLLYYDILNNKKTNLHELLNSLGLKNYKYQKVKKYSLGMNQRLGIAQAIMHKPQVLILDEPMNALDPSGIMFLKNYIKKLVENKGSVIISSHLISEIESMCDKVLVIDKGVVKSRITINEDFSQSGVFSIQVEEQNLAEAYDLLKVFIEKDLIKKNQSNIEFSCSKDRIPELMYMLLEKSIPIYEVRKLRTPLEELYFKSIAGS; from the coding sequence ATTATAATTGAGATAGAAAGAGTTGCAAAAAAAGTTAAATCAACTGAAATACTAAAAAATATATCTTTCAATTTAAAAAGCGGGGAGATAATGGGTTTATTAGGTCCAAATGGGGCTGGTAAAACCACTTTGATGAAGGCTATTTTAGGTCTAACCTCAATAAGTAAGGGAGATATTAGGTTTAAAGGTAATAGTATATTGAATAATCAAAATTTTTTTTTAAAAGAAGTAGGTGCCTTAATTGAGACCCCTAAATTTCACCCTGATTTATCTGGATATGAAAACTTATTGTATTACGATATATTAAATAATAAAAAGACTAATTTGCATGAACTACTGAACTCTCTTGGATTAAAAAATTATAAGTATCAAAAAGTAAAAAAATATTCTTTAGGTATGAATCAAAGACTAGGTATAGCTCAAGCAATTATGCATAAACCTCAAGTTTTAATTTTGGATGAACCTATGAATGCGCTCGATCCTTCAGGAATAATGTTCTTAAAAAACTATATAAAAAAACTGGTTGAAAATAAGGGTTCAGTTATTATATCAAGTCATCTGATCTCTGAAATTGAATCGATGTGTGACAAAGTACTTGTAATCGATAAAGGGGTTGTAAAAAGTAGAATAACTATAAATGAGGATTTTTCTCAATCGGGGGTTTTTTCTATTCAAGTTGAAGAACAGAATTTAGCTGAAGCCTATGATTTATTAAAAGTTTTTATTGAAAAAGATTTAATTAAAAAGAACCAGTCGAATATAGAATTTAGCTGCTCTAAAGATAGAATACCTGAGTTAATGTACATGTTATTGGAAAAGAGCATCCCAATTTATGAAGTAAGAAAGTTAAGAACACCTTTAGAAGAATTATATTTTAAAAGTATAGCGGGAAGCTAA
- a CDS encoding LytTR family DNA-binding domain-containing protein: MIKVVDKKLIIKKKRDIHFVPLKQVLYFEKFNHKTYMHLENKNEISLNMSLKELQIILPSNFKRTHRSFLINKELLEGLIFLNEKSYEAIFPNNKTALVVRDCLTLVMP, from the coding sequence ATGATTAAGGTTGTTGATAAAAAACTGATAATAAAAAAGAAAAGAGATATTCATTTTGTTCCACTTAAGCAAGTATTATATTTCGAAAAATTTAATCATAAAACATATATGCACCTAGAAAACAAGAATGAGATTTCATTAAATATGTCCTTAAAAGAATTACAAATTATCTTACCAAGTAATTTTAAAAGAACTCATAGATCGTTCCTTATTAATAAGGAATTATTAGAAGGATTAATATTTTTGAATGAAAAATCATATGAGGCAATTTTTCCGAATAATAAAACAGCTCTAGTTGTTAGAGATTGTCTGACTTTGGTAATGCCTTAA
- a CDS encoding tubby C-terminal domain-like protein: protein MEFGYFKKPVMKKTSKCIPITNKEGVEIGLIKRFYKNKVERVIDHIFDEFFVNVEVMDSNSNTIVKAIENISLKSMYRSNWVIECKDKGRFLLEDRTKMKTNPTMNLIINDTTYYLKKDFADRRVRLEDSEQTIAVITYDKIMPPATVSIEKKQGDLSVHLIACLYYIFMLRE from the coding sequence ATGGAATTTGGATATTTTAAAAAACCTGTTATGAAAAAAACGAGTAAATGTATACCTATTACTAATAAAGAAGGTGTCGAAATTGGGTTAATAAAAAGATTTTATAAAAATAAAGTTGAGAGAGTAATTGATCACATATTTGATGAGTTTTTTGTGAATGTAGAGGTAATGGATTCGAATTCTAATACTATTGTAAAAGCTATAGAAAATATATCCCTCAAATCAATGTATCGTTCAAATTGGGTTATAGAATGTAAGGATAAAGGAAGGTTTTTATTAGAAGATAGAACTAAAATGAAAACAAATCCAACGATGAATTTAATAATAAATGATACTACGTATTATCTAAAGAAAGATTTCGCAGATAGACGTGTTAGATTGGAAGACTCAGAGCAGACTATAGCTGTAATTACATACGATAAAATTATGCCACCTGCAACAGTTAGTATTGAAAAAAAACAGGGTGACTTATCTGTACATCTTATTGCATGCCTCTATTATATATTTATGTTAAGAGAGTAG
- a CDS encoding DUF6677 family protein: MKNVWVAGFLSLLMPGIGHLYLGKVLKGVVLIILNIVFITIMSTLIGLIGFLINWIYAIINSVRIVRVTNYKS; the protein is encoded by the coding sequence ATGAAAAATGTATGGGTTGCAGGATTTTTATCTCTTTTAATGCCAGGTATTGGTCATCTTTACCTAGGAAAGGTCTTAAAAGGGGTGGTGTTGATCATCTTAAATATTGTATTCATTACAATTATGTCAACTCTTATAGGGTTAATTGGCTTTCTTATAAATTGGATTTATGCCATTATAAATTCAGTTAGGATAGTGAGGGTCACCAACTATAAAAGTTAA
- a CDS encoding zinc ribbon domain-containing protein YjdM, with the protein MSNLPNCPSCSSSYTYEDGSLLICPECAHEWSLEQEQAAEEQLVVKDANGNLLSDGDTVTVIKDLKVKGSSSVLKIGTKVKGIRLVEGDHNIDCKIPSFGAMKLKSEFVKKV; encoded by the coding sequence ATGTCTAATCTACCGAATTGTCCTTCGTGCAGTTCATCCTATACTTACGAGGACGGCAGTCTGCTTATCTGCCCTGAATGTGCGCATGAATGGTCACTAGAACAAGAACAAGCGGCAGAGGAGCAGCTTGTTGTGAAAGATGCGAATGGGAATCTGTTAAGTGATGGCGACACAGTCACTGTCATTAAAGATTTAAAAGTGAAAGGTTCTTCTTCGGTTTTAAAAATAGGGACGAAGGTCAAAGGCATTCGTTTAGTTGAAGGCGATCATAACATTGATTGTAAAATTCCTAGCTTTGGCGCTATGAAGCTAAAGTCAGAGTTTGTGAAAAAGGTATAA
- a CDS encoding glycerate kinase, whose translation MKIVIAPDSFKESLSAYETACAIERGFRSILPTAEYLKLPMADGGEGTVQSLVDATGGHIVNQVVTGPLGEPVDAFFGMLGDGQTAVIEMAAASGLHLVPPEKRNPLFTTSRGTGELMLAALDKGANHVIIGLGGSATNDGGAGMMQGLGAAFLDTTGQDLMPGGGSLNQLATIDLSGLDPRLQFVRLEAACDVDNPLTGERGASAVFGPQKGADEEMVQVLDKNLAHFAQVAEKEFNVSIADAAGAGAAGGLGASLLGFLQADLQTGIDIVLKAVHFNDVIEEADLVITGEGRIDRQTIYGKTPIGVAKAAKQYGLPVIGIAGSLSEDSTVVHDHGIDALFSIVPGVISLSDAMHDAALHVERTARNIAAVMTFGREK comes from the coding sequence ATGAAAATTGTGATCGCACCAGATTCATTTAAAGAAAGTTTATCTGCTTATGAGACGGCCTGTGCCATTGAGCGAGGGTTTCGTTCTATTTTGCCAACCGCAGAATATCTCAAACTTCCAATGGCAGATGGAGGAGAGGGTACGGTTCAATCGTTGGTTGATGCGACAGGTGGGCACATTGTCAATCAAGTGGTTACGGGTCCGCTTGGCGAACCTGTGGATGCCTTTTTTGGCATGTTGGGGGATGGTCAGACCGCTGTCATAGAGATGGCTGCAGCCTCTGGGTTACATCTGGTCCCGCCAGAAAAGCGGAATCCGTTATTCACGACGTCGAGAGGAACAGGAGAATTAATGCTTGCGGCACTGGATAAGGGAGCGAATCATGTAATCATTGGGCTTGGCGGAAGTGCAACGAATGATGGCGGCGCTGGGATGATGCAAGGATTAGGTGCAGCTTTTCTCGATACAACAGGACAAGACCTCATGCCGGGCGGCGGGTCACTGAATCAATTAGCTACTATTGATCTATCTGGACTTGATCCAAGACTGCAATTCGTCCGGCTGGAGGCAGCTTGTGATGTGGATAATCCTTTAACGGGAGAGAGAGGGGCGTCTGCCGTATTCGGACCTCAAAAGGGAGCAGATGAAGAAATGGTTCAAGTGTTAGACAAGAACTTAGCTCATTTTGCACAAGTAGCAGAAAAGGAGTTTAATGTATCTATTGCTGATGCAGCCGGTGCAGGAGCAGCAGGAGGACTTGGTGCGAGTTTATTAGGCTTTTTACAGGCTGATCTTCAAACAGGAATCGATATTGTACTGAAGGCCGTTCATTTTAATGACGTCATCGAGGAGGCAGACCTCGTCATTACTGGGGAAGGCCGAATCGATCGGCAGACCATCTATGGAAAAACGCCGATCGGTGTAGCCAAAGCAGCCAAACAGTATGGTCTCCCTGTAATTGGCATTGCAGGATCACTCTCAGAAGACAGTACAGTCGTACATGATCATGGAATTGATGCCCTTTTTAGTATCGTTCCAGGTGTCATCTCTCTTTCTGATGCGATGCATGATGCGGCTCTTCACGTAGAGAGAACTGCGCGGAATATTGCAGCTGTGATGACATTTGGAAGAGAGAAGTAA
- a CDS encoding GntP family permease: protein MSEDVTVSTLGAMMALVIAIVLILKKVSPAYGMLAGTFIGGLVGGVDIVQTVNVMMDGAKDMIPAVLRIMATGVLAGVLIESGAALSIAEAIVKKLGEARALLALALATMILTTVGVFVDVAVITVAPIALAIAKRAKLSKMGILLAMIGGGKAGNIMSPNPNAIAASDAFGVPLTSMMAAGVIPAVFGLAVTYVLAKKLGNKGTPVLEEEADQNKVQVPAFFQALAGPLVTILLLTLRPLFQINIDPMVALPIGGIVGAVLMKKGKYINDYAMSGLHKMSGVAIMLLGTGTLAGIVSNSSLKDVFIQALDASGLPPYLLAPTSGIFMSAATASTTAGTAVASGVFSGTLIGLGVSALSGAAMIHAGATVLDHMPHGSFFHATAGSVQMDIKERLKLMPFESLIGLTLTVVSTIIFGIFQLFG from the coding sequence ATGAGTGAAGATGTAACGGTAAGTACACTGGGTGCCATGATGGCGCTTGTGATCGCTATTGTTCTCATTCTAAAAAAAGTATCACCTGCATATGGCATGCTGGCAGGTACATTCATAGGCGGTTTGGTTGGCGGTGTAGATATTGTTCAGACCGTCAACGTCATGATGGACGGAGCTAAGGACATGATTCCGGCTGTCCTTAGAATAATGGCCACAGGTGTACTGGCTGGCGTTTTGATTGAGTCAGGTGCAGCGTTATCTATCGCTGAGGCCATCGTGAAAAAGCTAGGAGAAGCGAGGGCCCTTTTAGCACTCGCACTTGCAACGATGATTTTAACAACGGTGGGCGTTTTTGTAGATGTAGCAGTCATCACGGTAGCACCAATTGCACTTGCCATTGCCAAACGGGCAAAGCTTTCAAAAATGGGGATTTTACTTGCCATGATTGGGGGCGGGAAGGCAGGAAATATCATGTCGCCGAACCCGAATGCGATTGCAGCCTCTGATGCTTTTGGTGTACCTCTTACTTCCATGATGGCGGCAGGTGTCATTCCGGCTGTGTTTGGATTAGCTGTCACGTACGTGTTAGCCAAAAAGCTCGGAAATAAAGGGACACCCGTTCTTGAAGAGGAAGCTGACCAAAACAAGGTTCAAGTGCCTGCTTTTTTTCAAGCATTGGCTGGTCCGCTTGTTACCATATTATTGTTGACTCTAAGGCCGCTATTTCAAATCAATATAGATCCAATGGTTGCCTTACCGATTGGAGGCATTGTAGGCGCTGTTTTGATGAAAAAAGGAAAGTATATCAATGATTATGCGATGTCGGGACTTCATAAAATGTCGGGCGTAGCGATTATGTTATTAGGGACAGGTACACTAGCAGGAATCGTATCGAATTCTTCCTTAAAAGATGTGTTTATTCAAGCACTTGATGCATCGGGGCTGCCTCCTTATTTGCTTGCACCAACGTCAGGTATTTTTATGTCAGCAGCAACCGCTTCGACAACAGCAGGAACGGCGGTCGCCAGTGGCGTATTTAGCGGCACACTGATTGGGCTTGGCGTATCTGCTCTTTCAGGCGCAGCCATGATTCATGCTGGAGCAACGGTGCTTGATCATATGCCGCACGGGAGCTTTTTCCATGCAACAGCAGGAAGTGTGCAAATGGACATCAAAGAACGGTTGAAATTAATGCCTTTTGAATCGTTAATTGGTTTGACTTTAACCGTTGTATCGACCATTATCTTTGGCATTTTCCAGCTGTTCGGCTGA
- a CDS encoding CdaR family transcriptional regulator: MQFLTSELAQEMVERTMHILHKNINVMNADGVIIGSGERKRIGQKHDGARLVLTSGNSVEIDQEKSFCLKGAMPGINLPICFREQVVGVIGITGEPEDIRHHAELVKMAAELVLEQSFLLERVQWRQRIESEIVNQLISDSDVGDHQLKNRAAWLGMDLDKRRMAIIFQPVPSSEDTVHKMMHAIQYDKNAADLLGMTFLHELILLRQPIHEHSLKHVTGQLQRTMVRAVDRQVLVGVGAVAEDMSQLPLSFQQARDALRLGKVLDPGESIFFFESYQLESLFIRAGTAEEENRWTDFYKPLAQETELVHTLKVYIEEGGDLQKSVDRLFIHRNTLRYRLDKIQAITGKDPRHVKQLMELYMAQLMSQLP, encoded by the coding sequence ATGCAATTTTTAACCAGTGAATTGGCTCAAGAAATGGTTGAACGTACGATGCATATTTTACATAAAAACATCAATGTGATGAATGCAGATGGTGTGATTATTGGTTCTGGTGAACGAAAAAGGATTGGACAGAAACATGATGGTGCACGACTTGTGCTGACGAGCGGGAACAGTGTGGAAATTGACCAGGAGAAATCCTTCTGTTTAAAGGGAGCGATGCCGGGAATCAATTTGCCTATATGCTTTCGTGAACAAGTAGTTGGTGTGATTGGGATTACTGGTGAGCCAGAGGACATTCGGCATCATGCAGAGCTGGTGAAAATGGCAGCTGAGCTGGTGTTAGAACAATCTTTTCTGCTTGAACGAGTTCAGTGGCGGCAGCGAATAGAAAGTGAAATTGTCAATCAGTTGATTTCTGATTCTGACGTGGGTGATCATCAGCTAAAGAATCGAGCGGCCTGGCTGGGGATGGATTTAGATAAGCGGCGAATGGCGATTATTTTTCAGCCAGTTCCATCCTCCGAGGACACTGTGCACAAAATGATGCATGCGATTCAATACGATAAGAATGCGGCCGATTTACTAGGCATGACCTTCCTTCATGAATTGATTCTTTTAAGGCAGCCGATTCATGAACATAGTCTGAAGCACGTGACCGGGCAGCTGCAGAGAACGATGGTGAGAGCAGTAGATAGGCAAGTGCTTGTAGGTGTAGGGGCTGTCGCTGAGGACATGAGTCAATTACCATTGTCTTTTCAGCAGGCGAGAGATGCTCTGCGGTTGGGGAAGGTTCTTGATCCAGGTGAAAGTATATTTTTCTTTGAATCTTATCAGCTGGAAAGCTTATTCATAAGAGCAGGAACCGCTGAAGAGGAAAATAGATGGACTGATTTTTACAAGCCACTTGCACAAGAAACGGAGCTCGTCCATACGTTAAAGGTATACATTGAAGAGGGGGGCGATTTGCAAAAAAGCGTGGATCGCTTATTTATTCATCGCAATACACTGCGATATCGTTTAGATAAAATTCAAGCAATAACCGGGAAAGACCCTCGTCATGTGAAACAGTTGATGGAGCTCTATATGGCGCAGTTGATGAGTCAACTACCTTGA
- a CDS encoding TetR/AcrR family transcriptional regulator — protein sequence MRTVKHPEERKNDILNAAQVLFSTKGYQQTTIIDILKAVGIAKGTFYYYFTSKEEVMDAIIDRIIKADIIVAKRIAADPNLPVVDKLFHIIMAQSPKQGSNKQGMIEQFHQPSNAEMHQKSLIKAIKELSPVLADVIQQGIEKGTFQTKYPQETVEFLLASAQVIFDEGLFQWTAEESIHRALAFIDLLESSLHAEKGSFSFLLKRLTGEGNENNQ from the coding sequence ATGAGAACCGTTAAACATCCTGAAGAACGCAAAAATGACATCTTAAACGCAGCACAGGTGCTTTTTTCAACCAAAGGCTATCAGCAAACAACGATTATTGACATATTAAAAGCCGTTGGCATTGCAAAAGGCACATTCTATTATTACTTTACATCCAAAGAAGAAGTGATGGATGCCATTATTGATAGAATCATCAAAGCAGATATCATCGTGGCAAAGCGTATTGCGGCTGATCCAAACCTGCCAGTCGTCGATAAACTATTTCATATCATCATGGCGCAATCACCTAAGCAAGGAAGCAATAAACAGGGCATGATTGAACAATTTCATCAACCTTCTAATGCAGAAATGCATCAAAAAAGCTTGATCAAAGCCATTAAAGAACTTTCACCGGTTTTGGCAGATGTCATTCAGCAAGGTATAGAGAAAGGGACATTTCAAACGAAGTATCCGCAAGAGACGGTTGAATTTCTCCTTGCTTCTGCACAGGTCATATTTGATGAAGGCCTTTTCCAATGGACTGCCGAAGAAAGTATACACAGAGCTCTAGCTTTTATCGATCTCCTCGAATCTTCTTTACATGCAGAAAAGGGAAGCTTCTCCTTCCTTCTCAAGCGATTAACTGGAGAGGGAAATGAAAATAATCAGTGA
- a CDS encoding MFS transporter codes for MFLLSKRGPTHFMYLVLGQIISVFGSSLIRFVLSLHVLDMTQRVDLYALLFALSNVPLLLSPLAGAIADRFNRRNLMILFDVLTGIMILAFYFWLFSGNDSLYMIGAVMILLGVMSTFYAPAVMSSIPQLVKEEQLEQANGIVNGVQALSGVLAPIIGGILYGLIGSQSIIGASAIIFFLSACMLFRLNISFSPSLLTESMSKVLVKDMKQGFSYIGNQPFLKRAMLLAAMLNFILTPFFIVGGPIILRVIMKSSDIMYGIGMGLIEFAVIAGALLVGLVAKHWRIPTLYRWLLVIAIILLPVAFSTTKMALQFGTYPAYFLFLAGCLPIAMLLTMISIVVISHVQKKTPNAQLGKVMANLTMVSQCAAPLGQIMYGFLFNTFSTNMYVTVLIVSIFMFALAFLTKNMLHHEGESAS; via the coding sequence ATGTTTTTGTTATCCAAAAGAGGCCCCACCCACTTTATGTACCTTGTTCTCGGACAAATTATTTCCGTTTTCGGGTCTTCATTAATTCGGTTTGTTTTATCTTTACACGTGCTGGATATGACACAGCGTGTTGACTTATATGCCTTACTTTTCGCTTTATCCAATGTCCCACTCCTTCTTTCCCCATTAGCAGGGGCAATCGCTGATCGGTTTAACAGAAGGAACTTAATGATTTTATTTGATGTCCTCACTGGCATCATGATTCTGGCCTTTTATTTCTGGTTATTTTCAGGAAATGATTCACTCTATATGATCGGAGCCGTCATGATACTGCTTGGCGTGATGAGTACGTTTTACGCTCCTGCTGTGATGTCCAGCATTCCACAGCTAGTGAAAGAAGAACAATTAGAACAAGCAAACGGCATCGTAAATGGTGTGCAGGCTCTTTCAGGTGTTCTCGCTCCTATTATCGGCGGAATTCTGTACGGACTTATTGGGAGTCAATCCATCATAGGGGCTAGTGCCATCATATTTTTTCTATCCGCATGCATGCTTTTTCGGTTAAATATTTCCTTCTCACCTAGCCTGCTAACGGAGTCCATGAGTAAAGTGCTCGTGAAAGATATGAAGCAGGGATTTTCCTATATAGGCAATCAGCCATTTTTAAAAAGAGCCATGCTGCTTGCAGCGATGTTAAATTTCATCCTCACACCTTTTTTTATCGTGGGTGGTCCAATCATTTTAAGGGTCATAATGAAAAGCAGTGACATCATGTATGGGATTGGAATGGGCTTGATTGAGTTTGCTGTCATCGCAGGGGCACTGCTAGTTGGACTCGTAGCAAAGCATTGGCGCATTCCTACTTTATATCGCTGGCTGCTCGTCATCGCCATCATTTTACTGCCTGTGGCTTTTTCAACAACAAAAATGGCCCTTCAATTTGGCACATATCCAGCCTATTTTCTCTTTTTAGCAGGATGTCTCCCAATTGCTATGCTGCTCACAATGATTTCAATCGTTGTGATCTCACATGTTCAAAAGAAAACACCCAATGCCCAATTAGGGAAAGTGATGGCCAATCTGACAATGGTTTCTCAATGTGCTGCTCCGCTTGGTCAAATAATGTATGGGTTCTTGTTCAACACCTTTTCTACCAACATGTATGTGACCGTGCTAATAGTCAGTATCTTCATGTTTGCACTAGCCTTCTTAACAAAAAATATGCTTCACCATGAAGGAGAATCAGCCTCATGA